A genomic stretch from Vibrio neptunius includes:
- a CDS encoding class I SAM-dependent methyltransferase has protein sequence MIMAAKQKASTHRYQIPANLLQPLWLRSRESLVDNGLVYDPIAANACQRCQLAPECLSGDIDQKQLLHATLTQICDEQVNHFISRNPDGWIINVGAGLDTRFYRVDNGRCHWIELDVTENLLWRQKLFHKSERYQHMCGNVDDLSWLDNLPVPEKAPVLVVCEHALLDCSEKQVGKFIQALGCHFDSARACVVLAGDLAASKLGKKMGAGRYHHGYVSPGDATLNYLPWARWAKTFSPLDKHCGRWKLWQRWLTKFTSVKHRLTPVVVQLRW, from the coding sequence ATGATCATGGCCGCTAAGCAAAAAGCTTCAACACATCGCTATCAAATCCCGGCCAATTTGTTGCAGCCTCTCTGGCTTCGCAGCCGAGAAAGCTTGGTCGATAACGGCTTGGTTTATGACCCAATCGCGGCCAATGCTTGTCAGCGCTGCCAGCTCGCACCAGAGTGCCTCTCTGGAGACATCGATCAAAAACAACTTCTTCATGCCACCTTGACTCAAATCTGTGATGAGCAGGTTAATCATTTCATTTCACGTAACCCTGATGGGTGGATCATCAATGTTGGCGCTGGCCTTGATACGCGTTTCTATCGAGTCGACAATGGCCGCTGTCACTGGATCGAGTTGGATGTGACAGAAAACCTCCTTTGGCGTCAGAAACTATTCCATAAAAGTGAACGTTACCAACATATGTGTGGCAATGTTGATGATTTGTCATGGCTGGATAACTTACCTGTTCCGGAAAAGGCTCCGGTACTGGTTGTCTGTGAACACGCCTTATTGGATTGCAGTGAAAAACAAGTTGGCAAGTTTATTCAGGCGCTTGGTTGCCATTTTGATTCAGCGAGAGCTTGTGTTGTGCTAGCGGGAGATCTCGCGGCAAGCAAGCTTGGTAAGAAAATGGGGGCAGGACGTTATCATCATGGCTACGTGTCACCAGGGGATGCAACCCTTAATTATCTGCCATGGGCGCGATGGGCAAAGACTTTCTCTCCTCTAGACAAACATTGCGGGCGTTGGAAACTATGGCAACGTTGGCTTACTAAGTTCACTTCTGTTAAACACAGACTCACCCCGGTAGTGGTTCAGCTTCGCTGGTAA
- the lexA gene encoding transcriptional repressor LexA, whose protein sequence is MKPLTPRQQQVFDLIKSKIDDTGMPPTRAEIARELGFRSANAAEEHLKALARKQAIEIIPGASRGIRILLEESANDDGLPLIGQVAAGEPILAQEHVEAHYQVDPAMFKPQADFLLRVNGESMKDIGIMDGDLLAVHKTQDVHDGQVVVARVDDDVTVKRLERKGSTVLLHAENEEFEPIKVDLSCQHLVIEGLAVGIIRNTDWM, encoded by the coding sequence ATGAAGCCGTTAACGCCACGCCAGCAACAAGTATTTGATCTGATAAAAAGTAAAATTGATGACACAGGCATGCCTCCTACGCGTGCTGAAATCGCTCGTGAACTGGGCTTTCGTTCTGCCAATGCCGCAGAAGAGCATTTAAAAGCTCTAGCACGTAAGCAAGCCATTGAAATTATTCCCGGCGCATCGCGTGGAATCCGCATTTTACTAGAAGAGTCTGCCAATGATGATGGCCTGCCTTTGATCGGTCAGGTTGCTGCAGGTGAGCCAATTCTGGCTCAGGAGCATGTTGAAGCTCATTATCAGGTAGACCCGGCCATGTTCAAGCCTCAAGCTGATTTCTTATTGCGCGTCAATGGCGAGAGTATGAAAGATATCGGTATTATGGACGGTGATCTGCTCGCAGTGCATAAAACTCAAGACGTTCATGACGGTCAGGTGGTGGTTGCTCGTGTTGATGACGATGTGACGGTTAAGCGTTTAGAGCGTAAAGGTTCAACTGTTTTACTGCACGCAGAGAATGAAGAGTTTGAACCCATTAAAGTCGACTTGTCATGTCAGCACCTAGTGATTGAAGGTTTAGCGGTAGGAATCATCCGCAATACTGATTGGATGTAA
- a CDS encoding diacylglycerol kinase, whose protein sequence is MPQKTLHGLKRIKNATRYSCQGLKAAFQNEPAFREEVVLAAVMIPIACWLDVTQIDRILLIVTVVLVLIAELFNSAIEAVVDRIGEEQHELAGRAKDIGSAAVMITMLLTGYVWLEVLFL, encoded by the coding sequence GTGCCGCAAAAAACACTTCATGGTCTTAAACGGATTAAAAACGCTACCCGATACTCATGTCAGGGGTTAAAAGCTGCGTTTCAAAATGAGCCTGCTTTTAGAGAGGAGGTTGTTCTTGCAGCAGTGATGATTCCCATCGCATGTTGGCTAGACGTGACTCAAATCGATCGAATTTTACTGATTGTGACAGTCGTACTGGTGCTGATTGCTGAACTGTTTAACAGTGCTATTGAAGCCGTCGTTGATCGCATTGGTGAAGAGCAGCATGAGTTGGCCGGTAGAGCCAAAGATATTGGATCTGCTGCCGTCATGATCACCATGTTATTGACAGGTTACGTGTGGCTGGAAGTATTGTTTTTGTAG